The following DNA comes from Crateriforma spongiae.
TTGCCATTGGGACTGTGGCTGTTCCATTCGATCAATCTTGATTGGTTGACGCGGGGAACGGGCGTCGCTTTGCTTCTGATGATCGGGTACTCGTTTCACAATCGAAAAGCGTCGCGGAATCGTGCGGATTCGACCGCACCACAATCGACCGGCGGTTCATCGAATGTTGCTAATGATCGAAAGGATGCCGGGGGTGCGACCGGCATCGGCGTGGCGTCGGGTTTCCTGATGGGGGCGGTCACCATGCCCGGACCGCCCGTGGTCGCCTATGCACTGCAAAGAGATTGGGACCAGGAACAGTTCAAGGCATTTGTGAACCAGTTTTTGTTGGCACTGTCGGTTTTCAAAATTCTTGGCCTGTTGGTTTCCACCGAGATCAGCCGCCAGTCGACGATCGAAGCGTTGTTGCTGATTCCTGCCGCGTTGCTGGGGATCGCGATCGGCAAGCGGTTCAGCACCCGGCTTTCCGCCGGTGGATTTCGAACGATGGTGGCGGTCGGCTTGGCATTCGTGGCGGTGTT
Coding sequences within:
- a CDS encoding sulfite exporter TauE/SafE family protein; this translates as MNTTTRIFRTLFALAMVMIVTCGATPLQADDPTSAETSMTTRPVSVGNGISKPMDNPNLNDIGNGWVIVIAVVALIAFAAGFVHSGIGFGFGIVAIGLMPLVIDARQTHLLVSLCAVPVQMGTVWAYRKGVVWRPLLFALAGALIGLPLGLWLFHSINLDWLTRGTGVALLLMIGYSFHNRKASRNRADSTAPQSTGGSSNVANDRKDAGGATGIGVASGFLMGAVTMPGPPVVAYALQRDWDQEQFKAFVNQFLLALSVFKILGLLVSTEISRQSTIEALLLIPAALLGIAIGKRFSTRLSAGGFRTMVAVGLAFVAVLLIAKGAG